Part of the Triticum aestivum cultivar Chinese Spring chromosome 4D, IWGSC CS RefSeq v2.1, whole genome shotgun sequence genome is shown below.
GGTCAGATGGGATGTGGTTGCCCATAGCCTCTGATGGGTGAGGTTCCACCACAGGTGAGGTACTCCATGCCCCTACCCGGAATGGTCAGGTGGGTGTGTTGGCGGTCTTAGGCCCGACCGGATCTGGTCATGGTCATGGACTTGGGCCAGCTCAAGCCTCACTATGGCTTGATGTCTTTCTCCAGTGACCTCGTACCAACAGCTTGGTGGCGGGGCATGGGTTTGGGGTGTCATACGTTGAGGCGATGGCCCAGGATGGCAGGCTGGACGTCTGGCAAGGGTGCGGGGTGGTGAAAGCGAAAATTCGGCGCCTCAATGCTGTTGGAGGCGATGTCTTGGTAGTCACACACCTATTGGGGTCGTCGCCATTGTTCTCCCACCCTCTTAGCTCTGGGTGAAAACCCTTGTCCCCCCAACGAATGCAGTGGTGGTGGCAATGCGTCATGACCCTCTTGGGTTCGTCACCGGTGAGTGTAGTCGCCTTTCAGTCACAGTGGCGTGTTCAGAATGGTATGGCGGTCCAATCGACCCAACCAAAAATCTGGTGACCCACCGTATTGCTTGCACCTATCTTGTACATGAAGCAATATCCTCCTTTCATCATCTCTGCTCGCTGGTAGGGTCAACACTCCTTGGTTTAGGCAGAGTGTCCTCCCTAACAACAGTTGGGTGGTGTCGATGTGACGAAGTCCAGTGTTTTCTTCAAGGTGGCCTGTGGTTGAATGTCGTCGCCTGTCCTAGTTGAGTCTTCTGGTGGTCCAGCCTCTCCTGTGCTTCCTCCCGGCCGCATGCTGGAGGCGTCTAATTGGGCACTTCCGGTGCTTGTTAGCGTGTTTGGCTTGGTTTTCCATGCTTTCTTTGATCATCTTGTATGAGGATTTCCTCGACACCATATACCGTTCAGCCAAGCGGCCGAAGTCCTTTTTGTGATAAAATGCTTCTATGACAGGCTTGTTACAAAGAaacaactcaaataatattcatttcGGGGGGGTTTAGGTAATAATCTTTTCTTTTGTATATTTTTGCATGTTTTCTATATGTATGTTGGAGCAAAATTTTGGAATCTGGTCTCTGGTGTGTCCAGTTTCTAAAACTTAGTAAAAAATCTTATTTTTAGTTGtcaacttaagaaaaacaaaaataatgcTCATAAGTATTTTGATAAAATGATCCACCTCATCAAATTTCCATTAAAGCAACCATCAATTGAACTTACAAGAGTTTTGAACCAAAAGGAAGCTAAAATATTACAAGCAGGAACCGCAAATTTCTTATAGCATACACCAGAAAGCAAGAGAGCAGAACAACGACTCCAGGAAGCTAATTTTGCACATTCAACTTCACATTTAAATCCTGAGCACAATCGGGCTCCAACCATCGCATACTTCGCATGTATTGCAACATAATCCTAGGTGTTCAACCCTAGCATCAAACATATACTGGATTACCACATAATCGTGTATTGTTTCCTTTTTTGACCTAATCATCTCTTGTTTCGGAACAAGGGGAAAAGAACCCAAAATATTGATTTTTTAATGAGAAATACGAAACACTAGAACCAAAAAAGCATATGAGATCATATAAGTGTGATAAAAATGATATTGTCAATTATTCAGAAGGTAGAAATACATTCACTCATTACAGACACAACAATGGGATGACATATGCTCCATTTCTTTTATAGATTAGGATGCATATGTACAAACTCAAACATGTCCCTAATTTGCGCACTGGTCTTCCGTGTAATCAGCCAACGTTTCACTTAGTTGTGGTTGTTCTCCCAGAACTGAGCCTGGAGCCAGTCTATTGTATTCTTTTCCACCTGAAACGCCTTGGCAAGAACATCATCGGATATTTGTGGGTCTGACCCAAACACCGCATTGGCAATTGTGATAGCCCCTGGGTTCTGGCTGCTGAGTGCGGCAATTGCAACGGCAGGCTTGTGGGGGTTGGGGTTGAATTGGAAGTGGATGAGCCCCGCGGGGAAGACGAACACATCACCTTTGTTGAGCACCTTCGAGAGGAACTTGTTTCTGTTTGGGGCGGGCTGGTTGGATGTGACAAAGCCAACGTACAGTGTCCCCTCGAGCACCGTGAGGATCTCAGTGGCGCGAGGGTGCGTATGTGGTGGGTTTTGACCCAAGGGAGCATAGTCGATGCGCGCAATTGAGATGCCGAGGGTGTTGAGTCCAGCAATCTGCATGACGTTGATCAAAGTGACGTTGGATCCAACCTTGTTGGTCACCCTAGGCTTGTCGAGGGCGGCTGCCTTGAAGAAGTTGTCAGCGTTGACCTCCATTGGGTTCTTGCAAACAAACCCATTGACACGTACTGGTGCATAGAAAAGATTTATAATGTAAGCTTAGGTCTTACAAAGTAGTTTGAACATGCATATAATTTTCAGAAATTCATTTCAACATATGTATTTGGTGTAAGCTTAGGTCTTACAAAGTTGTTTCGACTTGCATATAATTTCTAGAAATTCATTTCAACAAATTTATTTGGTGAGAACGTGATGAGAAACCGGATAGTACCTGGTGAATTCATGTCGGCGACACAAAAGTCCTGGAGGGGGCTAGGATCGGAGGCAGTGGCCTGCCATGAGACCAGCGCGAGAAGAACAgcgaggagaaggaaggaagagggtgATGCCATCTGATTTTTTCTCTCTCCTGTTTTTCTGTTTGTGATTGTGGCGTGGGTGATGGTTTGGACATGCAGGGATGTATGAGTTTATATAGGTCCAGCGAGCAGCGCCTGAAATCGTTAGCAATTATAGACTTAGTCAAGTGAAACCAACCAACCAATTGAACTGGTCTCTTGCTGCTAATTAAACTACTGCATATACGCCAATTTAAGACATGTTTTCCCTTCAAAGAAGCAATGCAGCGTATACAGCTATATAAAGCTATTATATGGTGATGTGTACGGCTGACTAGTAATTATGAATGTTTCTCCATCTCACCCGAGTCACCACAATGCAAGCAGGGTCGATTCCAGGAAAATTCACCACCCATCACTATTAAGGAAAAGATTTTTAAGACAAGAAACATCCGGCACTAGTTTAATTAGATATCATATACTTGGTCATAGTCGGAACCGGTGCAGacgaaaccagtcaaagagcagtTGAGGAGCCAAGTCATGTAAGGCAATCAATCGTTTTCTAGCTCGATGCCGACATAGATGAAGTCACCTACTCACGTGTAGGCTTGATTCATGGGCGCATGACTACTACCCTGTTCTTTTCAGTAGTTGATACAGAATCATGTGTGCAATCTACCTTTTCAAACTATGAAATTATATATTTGCCAATAGATTTTTCATGAAATCCAGTAACATAGGGCGACAGAGTTGTTAGCGGATTTTTAGCAGCCCCTATACGTTATCATCATGTCGGTCGGATATTTACTTGGTCAGATATCTCTCGAAGTGGTTGAGTACTTGCAGGAAGAAGCGACGACATTAATGGACGAAGTGACCAAACAAAAGGAGAGCTGATACAAATGCCATGACGATGGAGAGCAGGAAGTTTCCATATGATCTTAGCAAGACTAGTTAACATCTTCTTGCGAAGAGTTTTATCATGCATGACCAATTCAGTGTATAAATCTAACAATCTGGTTAGCCTTCCTGACTAGGTTTGTCGCACCACACCTCACCTGCTTCTTTTGCTAttgtaaatagtactccctctgtaaagatatATAAGAGCTttcagatcactaaagtagtgatctaaatgttcttatatttgtttacggagggagtacatccaaTGACAAGACTAGGCCTGGCGGCTAAGTCATAAACGGATTAATTTCTTGGAGGTGTGTGTTGGCAGTTTTAGTGTAGAAAGAAGTTTCCGTTAGATGATTTAATTGCTTCTATCACAAGCATCTTACAAAGAAACAACTCAAATAATAATTGTTTTTGGGACTCGGATATCTGCAATAGTTTTGCTGGGGAATGATCAATCAAACTTACAAGAGTTTTGAACCAAAAGGAAGCTAAAACAATAAatccaggaaaaatagaaataACGGCAACCAAAATAGCAAGTTTCGTGGCAATGGAAACATCTTTCATCACCGGAAAGACAGACCACAAGAACGACTCCAGGAAGCAACTTTTGCACATTCAACATGCACATTGCAACCTCCGAGCACATTACCATATAATCATATGGTCATCTATTCGCTTCTGATTAAATTTTTGCATAAACTCCTCAAGTTTCCTTTTAATAAGCCTAAGCGTTACTGCATCATCTGATGTACGGCTGAGTAGTATATTATAATTATTTATCCATCTCACCCAAGTCGGCACAATGCTTGCAGGGCTGGTTCCATGAAAAGTCACCACCCACCACCATAGTTTATTACATATCATATACTTGGTCATTGGTGAGAATTGGTCCTCACGAGGTCAAAGAGCAGCTGATAAAAGCCAAGTGACGTAAAGCAATCGTTTGCTACCTAGACAAAGTCACCTGCTTAGCTTTATCTACTCCCTCGCTACTTTTCAGTTGCTACAGAATGCGTGCAATCAAGCTTTTCAAGCTGTGGCCACTAACATAAGCAAACTATATATTTGTCACCGGATTTGTCACGAACAATACTGTGCACAAGATATGGCATGGGATAAAAATAACATACACATAATTATACATTGATAGATGTGTGTTAGCAGCTTAACATACATATGATTAAAATGCATGGTTGGAGATGTAATGGAATATCTTACCGTCCTCCTAAACCAAGGGAAAAATTAACAGAGATACTTTGCAATATGGGTCACCTAGTGATATACAAAATATTAGGTTGGAAGATGACGTTGTAGTTAACGCATTGTGTCAATGAGGAAGAAATCGAGGTGCATCATTCCATGCATGAATGCAACTAATACACAACAATTATATGTAGCAGCCCCTGTTATCATCACATCAATAAGATATTTACTTGGTCAAAATTTTCTCAGAATGGTTAATTACATTAATCCACGCACGCATAACACTGACGATAGGGAGCAGAAACAATTCATGTGATCCTAGTAAGAGTAGTTAACGTCCTCTTGCTAAGAGGTTTATCATGATCATTTCAATGGAAAAATCTGACAATCTAGTCGTCCTTTCTTGAGTAGGCTCATGACACACCTCGCATGCCTCTTTTGTTAGAGTAAACAGCACACCCAATGAATTGGCTGGGTGGCCACTCATAAACTGATTAATTTcttggaggtgtgtgtgtgtgtcattttGATACAGAAAAGATGTTTCCCTCATACAATTAAAATGCATCCAGAAATAAGAATACAGGCCCCAACATCATCCTGGTGGACGACATGAGTGCCTATCTCCTCCACCCGCCCTACACCTACACACTCTCCACCTCCCTGGTAGCCATCCATCGGCACCACATAGAGCAAAGCCCCGAGCGATGGCAGGCGGCAGTGGGATGTCCCTTCTCTCCGCTCCACCCCCTGGTCTCTGTGGGCTAACCCTAGCTCCTCACACCACCACCACTGCTATCCCCTGCCTCCGGATGTGGGCCGCTGACCTGAGATTTCGTGGCATGTCTAGTGGTGTCATGGTTCACTTGGTTCGTGCGTGGATCAGGGAACTCTGCCTGGAGCCGGTGCTCTCCCAGATCAGGCAGCATCGTGATCATCGACCTGTGAGGGGTGATTGCGGTCAGACGGGATGTGGTTGCCCATAGCCTCTGATGGGTGAGGTTCCACCGCAGGTGAGGTACTCCATGCCCCTACCCGGAATGGTCAGGTGGGTTTGTTGGCGGTCTTAGGCCCGACCGGATATGGTCATGGTCGTGGACTTGGGCCAGCTCGAGCCTCACTATGGTTTGATGTCTTTCTCCTGTGACCCCGTACCTAAAACTTGGTGGCGAGGCATTGGTTTGGTGTGTCATATGTTGAGGCGATGGCCCTGGATGGCAGGTTGGACGTCTGGCAAGGGTGTGGGGCGGTCCAAGCGAAATTTCGGCGCCTCAATGCTGTTGGGGGCGATGTCTTGGTAGTCACGCACCTCTTTGGGTCGTCGCCATTGTTCTCCCGCCCTCCTAGCTCAGGCTGAAAACCtttgccccccccccaccccccgacGGATGCGGTGGTGGTGGCAGTGCGTCATAACCCTCTTGGGTTCGTCATCGGTGAGTGTAGTCGCCTTTCAGTCGCAGTGGCGTGTTCAGAATGGTATGGCAATCCAATCGAACCAACCTCTTGGTGACTCACCGTATTGCTTGCACCTATCTTGTACATGCAGAAATATC
Proteins encoded:
- the LOC123100713 gene encoding germin-like protein 8-5; the protein is MASPSSFLLLAVLLALVSWQATASDPSPLQDFCVADMNSPVRVNGFVCKNPMEVNADNFFKAAALDKPRVTNKVGSNVTLINVMQIAGLNTLGISIARIDYAPLGQNPPHTHPRATEILTVLEGTLYVGFVTSNQPAPNRNKFLSKVLNKGDVFVFPAGLIHFQFNPNPHKPAVAIAALSSQNPGAITIANAVFGSDPQISDDVLAKAFQVEKNTIDWLQAQFWENNHN